The DNA window CCGCAGCTCTCGGCCGAAGCGGTGGCCTTGCAGCAGATGATGCGCGGCATTCACTTCTGATGCTGCGATGCGCTTGCGGGTAAACGGTTACTGACGGCGACAAGGTGCAGTGGGATAATCCGAGGCTTTGCCAGCGGGCACAACTATCGGTTTATCCCATGATCCTTGTCACCGGCGGCGCCGGCTTCATTGGCGCCAATTTCGTTCTCGACTGGCTGGGCGGCTCCAGCGAGCCCGTGCTCAATCTCGACAAGTTGACCTACGCAGGCAACCTGCACAACCTGGCCAGCGTGCAAGGCGATGCGCGCCATGTTTTCGTGCAGGGCGATATTGGTGACAGCGCGTTGGTCGGGCGCTTGCTGGCCGAGCACCGGCCGCGTGCCATCGTCAATTTTGCAGCCGAGTCGCATGTGGACCGCTCCATCCACGGCCCCGAAGACTTCATCCAGACCAACGTGGTGGGAAGTTTCAGGCTTTTGGAGGCTGTAAGGCACTACTGGCAAGCGCTTCCAGCTATCGAAAAAGAAGCATTCCGGTTCCTGCACGTCAGTACCGACGAGGTGTATGGCACCCTGGCGCCTGATGCGCCTGCCTTCACCGAACAGCACAACTACGAGCCCAACAGCCCCTACAGCGCCAGCAAGGCCGCCAGCGACCACTTGGTGCGCGCCTGGCACCACACCTACGGCCTGCCGGTGCTCACCACCAACTGCAGCAACAACTACGGGCCCTACCACTTCCCCGAGAAGCTGATCCCGCTGATGATCGTCAACGCGCTGGCGGGCAAGCCATTGCCGGTGTACGGCGACGGCATGCAGATCCGCGACTGGCTGTATGTGAACGACCACTGCAGCGCCATCCGCCGCGTGCTTGAAGCGGGCCGCTTGGGCGAAACCTATAACGTCGGCGGCTGGAACGAAAAAGCCAACATTGACATCGTGAACACGGTCTGCGCTCTGCTCGACGAACTGCGCCCGCGCGCTGATGGCCAAAGCTACCGCGCCCAGATCACCTACGTGAAGGACCGCCCCGGACATGATCGGCGCTATGCCATCGACGCCCGCAAGATCGAGGCCGAACTGGGCTGGCGCCCCGCCGAGACCTTTGACACCGGCATCCGCAAGACCGTGCAGTGGTACCTGGATCACGCGGATTGGGTGGCGCAGGTGCAAAGCGGCGCCTACCGCGAATGGGTCGCCAAGCAGTACGAAGGCGAAGCTGCATGAACATTCTGCTCCTGGGCAAGGGTGGTCAGGTTGGCTGGGAATTGCAGCGCAGCCTGGCTGTGCTGGGCGATGTCACCGCGCTGGACTTTGACAGCCAGGAACACTGCGGTGATTTTTCCAACCCTGCCGGGGTTGCCGACACCGTGCGAGCCCTGCGCCCGGACGTCATCGTCAATGCCGCAGCGCACACCGCCGTGGACAAGGCCGAGAGCGAGCCCGATCTCGCACGCCTGCTCAACGCCACCACGCCCGGCGTGCTGGCCGAGGAGGCCGCCCGCCTGGGCGCCTGGTTGGTGCACTACAGCACCGATTACGTGTTTGACGGCAGCGGCACCCGTCCCTGGTTGGAAACTGACACACCCGCGCCGCTGAGCTGCTATGGCCGCACCAAGCTCGAAGGGGAGCAACTGATCCAGCAGTCCGGCGCCAGGCACCTGATTCTGCGCACCAGCTGGGTCTATGCGGCACGCGGCGGTAACTTTGCCAAGACCATGCTGCGACTGGCGCAGGAGCGCGACCGCCTGACTGTCATCGACGACCAGTGGGGCGCCCCCACAGGCGCCGACCTGCTGGCCGACGTCACGGCCCACGCCATTCGGCACCTGGCGCAGCACTCCCAGGACGGCGGCCTGTACCATTGCGTGGCGGCAGGCGAGACCAACTGGAATTTGTATGCAAAAGAGGTTCTAACGCTTGCTGCACAAGCGCAACCAGCTATCAAATTGAAAGCGACTGAAGTGGCGCCTGTGCCCACCAGCGCCTTCCCCACGCCTGCCGTGCGGCCGCACAATTCGCGCCTGGACACCCGCCGCCTGCAAGCCACCTTTGGCCTGCGGCTGCCGCACTGGCGCGACGGTGTAGCGCGCATGCTCACCGAAATCCTTTGACGCACAGACCATGACCGCACACACAGCGGCCCGCAAGGGCATCATCCTCGCCGGGGGTTCCGGCACCCGCCTGCACCCGGCCACGCTGGCCATCAGCAAGCAACTGCTGCCGGTGTACGACAAGCCCATGATCTACTACCCGCTGAGCACCCTCATGCTGGCGGGCATCCGCGACATCCTGGTCATCAGCACGCCGCAGGACACGCCGCGTTTCGAACAGTTGCTGGGCGACGGCAGCCAGTGGGGCATCAACTTGCAATACGCTGTGCAACCGAGCCCGGACGGCCTGGCGCAGGCCTTCATCATTGGCGAGCAGTTCCTGGGTGATTCGCCCTGCGCACTGGTGTTGGGTGACAACCTCTTTCATGGCCATGACTTCCATGAGCTGCTCGGCAGTGCCGCGGCACGCTCCGAGGGTGCCAGCGTTTTTGCCTACCATGTGCACGACCCCGAACGCTATGGCGTGGCCGAGTTTGACGCCCAGGGCCGGGTGCTTTCTCTCGAAGAAAAGCCGGTGTCGCCTAAATCCAGCTATGCGGTGACCGGTCTGTATTTCTATGACAACCAGGTGGTGGAGCTGGCCAAGGGCCTCAAGCCTTCTCCCCGTGGCGAGTTGGAAATTACGGACCTGAATCGTTTGTATCTGGATCAGGCGCAACTCCATGTCGAAATCATGGGGCGAGGCTATGCCTGGCTGGACACCGGCACGCACGAAAGCCTGCTCGAAGCCAGTCAGTTCATCGCCACGCTGGAGCACCGCCAGGGCCTCAAGATCGCCTGCCCTGAAGAAATCGCGTGGCGCGGGCAGTGGATCGACAGCGAGCAACTCCAGCGGCTGGCGCAGCCCTTGTCCAAAAATGGCTATGGCCAGTATCTGCTGCGCTTGCTCCAGGAAAAAATTTACTGAACCCCGCCATGCAAGCCACCCGCCTCGCCATCCCCGACGTCATGCTGATCGAACCCAAGGTGTTCGGTGACGCCCGCGGATTTTTCTTTGAGAGCTTCAACCAAAAAACCTTCAACGACGCAACGGGCACCGACCACCAGTTTGTGCAGGACAACCACAGCCGTTCATGCCGTGGCGTCCTGCGTGGCCTGCATTACCAGGTGTCTCCCAAGGCGCAGGGCAAGCTGGTGCGCGTGGTGCGGGGTGCGGTGTTCGATGTGGCGGTGGATATCCGCCAGGGCTCACCGACTGCGGGGCAATGGGTGGGTGTCGAACTGACGGAAGACAACTATCGTCAACTCTGGATTCCTCCGGGACTCGCCCACGGTTTTCTGGTGCTGTCCGAGTCGGCCGATTTCGTTTACAAAACGACCGATTACTACAGCCCGCAGCACGAGCGCTCCCTGGCGTGGAACGATCCGCAGTTGGCCATCGCTTGGCCGGACCTGGGCAAGGCGCCGGTGCTGTCCGGCAAGGACCTTGCCGGTCTGAGCCTGGCCGCTGTTCTGGCTGGTGCCTGATGGCGCGCGTTACCCCATGCTGGACCGAGACGCCAAGCCTGCAGTGACCAGCAGCAGCGGGCTACCGATGACCTGCGAACCTGCGTCGCAATCGCCCCTGCGAATCGCCCTCATCGGTACTGACGGTCTGCCTGCCCGCTATGGGGGCTTCGAAACCTGCGTGGCGGAGCTTGCTCCTCGGCTGGTGGCGCTGGGACACCAGGTCGAGGTGTTTGGCTCCTCCATCGGGCGCGGTTCGCGGGCGGCCGATCGGTCGGGGCTGCGCCATCGATACCTGCCCTTGCGGGCCAACGGCCCTGCTTCGGTGCCCTACGATCTGCTCAGTTTCCTGTTCAGCTTGCGCCGTTGCGATGCCGTCGTCGTCATGGGTGTTTCTGCCGGTGTGTGCATGCCGCTCATGCGCTGGCTCGCGGGCACCAAGCGCATCGTGGTGAATGTGGATGGCCTGGAGGCCCGGCGCAGCAAGTGGCGGGGGTTGCCGCGCGCATTTTTGCGTCTGAGCGAGCGGCTCGCCATCCGCCACGCCCATCAGGTCATCAGCGACAACCAGGGCATTGCGGACATCGTTGCCAGTACCTATGGCCGCGCCAGCACCATCATCCCCTACGGGAACGACCATGTGCAGCCCATCGAATCGGAGCAGGCACGGGCGTTGGTGCGCCAGCGCTTCGGGCTGGAGCCCGGGTGCTATCTCTTGACGGTCGCCCGTATTGAGCCGGAGAACCAGATCGCCGAAATGATGGAAGCCGCACTGGCTGGCGGCGTCGAATGCTACGTTGTCGTCGGCAACTTCAGTACCACCGCTCTGGGGCAGCAACTGCAGCAGCGCTACCGTGAAGAACCGCGTATCCAGTGCATCGATGCACTGTTCGAGCCGCAGGCGCTTGCGGCCCTGCGTGCAGGTTGCCGCCTGTACCTGCATGGCCACAGCGTCGGCGGCACCAACCCTTCGTTGATCGAAATGCTGCCTTACCACCGTCCGATTCTGGCATTCGACTGCATATTCAATCGCTACACCCTGGCGGACCAGGGAGGTTACTTCGCCAGTGCCGCCGCGCTGGAGCAATGCCTGCGCACACCGGACCTACAGGCTTGGACGCCGCAGCCCGACGATCCGGCGTTCGCGCGCTATCGCTGGACTGCCATTGCACGGGCCTATTCCCGGCTTTGCCAGCCGGAGGTGATGGCATGAATGCCAATCCGTCCACGGTGGTTGCGGCCTGTCAAGGGGTATCGGTCGCCGCGGTGATCGTGACGTTCCAGCCCGACTGTGACGCCCTCCTGGCGCAGATCGAAGCCTTGCGTCCACAGGTGGCGCACATGGTGATCGTGGACAACGCCTCGACGGTGGATCTGCCCGCCTGGCGCCGGGAGGCGGTTCCGCAGGTCGATGCCGTGTTACGCATGGAGCGCAACCTGGGAATTGGCGGTGCGCAGAATCGCGGAATCGACTGGGCGCGTGTGCAGGGCGCCAGCCATGTGCTGCTCATGGACCAGGACAGCGTCCCCGCTGCCGACATGGTCGCCCAGCTTCTTGCCGCATTGCAGGAGCGCCCCGACGCAGGTGCCGCCGGTCCGCTGCATGCTGACCCACGTCAGCCCATCGCGCATTCTCCTTTTGTATGGCTCGATGGCCTGCGTTTTCGCAGACTTCTCTGCACCGCAGGAACGGTGCACGTGGTAGACCACCTGATTGCATCAGGCTGCCTGATTCCGATGCCTGTGCTTGAGCAGGTGGGCGCCATGCGAGAAGACTGGTTTATCGACTTCGTGGACGTGGAATGGAGCCTGCGCGCCCGCGCTGCCCGCTGGATGCTGCTGGGCGTCTGCTCTGCGCGCATGGTGCATGCGCTCGGGGGCCCCCCCATTGTGTTCATGGGGCGACGGTTTCTGGCGTATCCGGCATGGCGGCACTACTTTCAGGTGCGCAATGCCGTGCTTCTGTACCGCCAGCCCTTCGTACCCTTGCGTTGGTCGCTGGCGTCTGCCTGGCGGCTGTTGATGAAAATCGGTTTCAATTGTGTGGCCGGGCGCAGCCGTTGGCAGCACTTCAAGGCTAGCGTGCGCGGACTCTGGGATGGTGCGCGTGGGCGGGTGGGCGCTTCATGGTAAATTGCACGGCTTTTCGGATGGGCGCTGCTGCTGAAGGCAGGCCTTGAACAGAAGAAGAAAAAATGAGCCAGGTGATATTTGACGGACTGGCTGCATATTGCTTTCAAAACTACCGTACGGTCAATTCAGAATATTCAGAAACAGGTGCGGAAAATGAATGCTATGGCTGAGGTAGGTCCAGTGAAAAATCAGGAAAAAAAGTACCTGAGAATTGGGGAAATGCTGCTCGCGGCGCAGAAAATTTCCCGCAACGATCTGGACCGTGCGCTGGAGGTGCAACGTTCGATGGGGGGACGTCTAGGACGTCTGCTAGTCAATCTCGGCATTGTTTCTGAAATCGATGTAGCTGTCGCCCTCTCGCAGCAAGCGGGTTTGCCACTGGTGCGGACCGACCATTTTCCAGAAAACAAACCGGAAACATCCCGACTCAATACGAGTTTCCTGCTGGCCAATGATTTACTGCCGCTGGGTGATTCAGATAACCCGGAGTTAGTTCCTGCGTTTGCTTGTCCCGATCCAAAAAGTCCGTCTCTGAAAAATGCCTTGATGCTGGTGTTTGGCAAGGAGCCGGATATTTATTTCGGACTGGAATCCGAAATATCCACACAACTCAATGCTTGGTACCTCCAGGATGCGGCCGAAGACGATCTGGAGGTTGATGGTCAACCTGCAGCGGAGGAGTTCATCGAGCATCTTCGGGACATGGCCTCCGAGGCGCCGATCATCCAGCGCGTGAACCAGATTCTTTCGCAGGCGGTGGTTGCCCAGGCGTCGGATATTCACATCGAAACGTATGAGGATCAGTCGGTTGTCCGCATCCGGGTGGATGGAGAGCTGTTTCCCATCGACGAAATCGACAACAAGGATGCCCCGGCCGTCGTTTCACGCATCAAGATCCTTTCGCAACTCGATATTGCCGAACGCCGCATGCCGCAGGACGGGCGCACCAAACTGCGGGTGCACGGCAAGGAGATGGACGCGCGGGTTTCCACCATCCCCACCATGTTCGGGGAATCGGTGGTCATGCGCCTGCTCGAAAAGAATTTTGACCTCCTGTCCCTGGAAAGCCTGCATTTCACTCCGCCGACCTTGCAATCCCTGCGCCAGTTGTTGAGTGTGCCGCATGGCATCCTGCTCGTGACAGGCCCCACGGGGTCGGGAAAATCCACCACGCTGTATGCGTCACTGCAAGAACTCGAAGGTGAAAACCTGAAAATTCTTACAGTGGAAGATCCGGTGGAATACCGGTTGCAGTGGCTTAACCAGGTGCAGGTGCAGCCCCAGATCGGCCTGACCTTCGCCAAGGTGCTGCGCTCGTTCCTGCGACAAGACCCGGACGTCATCATGATTGGTGAAATGCGGGACGGGGAAACCGCCGAAATTGCGGTCCAGGCGGCACTGACAGGCCATATGGTCTTGTCCACCTTGCATACCAACAGCGCCCTGGGAGCCATTGTGCGGCTCATCAACATGGGTGTGGAGCCGTACCTCATCACGGCTTCCGTGATCGGGGTGCTTGCGCAGCGTCTCGTGCGCAAGCTCTGCGACGATTGCAAGACCCTCCTGCTGCCGGATCAGGCGCAGGCAGCAGCGGCCTCGCTGGGCGCATCCGTGGGTGAAGGGCAGACGCTTTACCGCTCGGTGGGTTGCCCCAACTGCCGCGGAACGGGCTATCGGGGACGGCTGGCCATCCATGAATTGCTGCTGCTCACCGAAGACATGAAGCGCAAGGTGCTGGAGCAAGGTTCCTCTATCAATGGTAGCGAGGGCACTTATGCCGGCGGGAACTTGTTGCAGGACGGCGCCACCAAGGTAGGCTTGGGGCTGACCACTGCAGAGGAAGTGCTGCGCGTTGCGCGTCAAAATGACTGATTTTCAATACGATGGAGTGACGTCCGAGGGCAAGCCATGCCAGGGCAGTGTTCGCGCGCCGAATGTGGACACTGCCCGATTGCGGCTGATCGGGCAGGGCATCACGCCGGTGCGCCTCACGGGGGGCGAGGCGGCCCCTGCCCAGGGCATGGAGCAAAGCCGCAGCGCAAAGCTCAAGCGCCAGGACATCCTGTTTTTCAGCCGGGAGATGGCACACCTCAAGCAGGCCAACATGCCGCTGGACAAAGCTTTGGCCATGCTCAAGGAGATGGCGGCCACCGATGCATTGAGGGCGTTCATCAGCAAGGTCGAAGAAGGGGTGCGAGGAGGCAAATCGCTATACCAATCCTTGCTGCCTTTCGAGCGGGACCTGGGGCGCCAGTACCTCGTCCTGATCCGGGCAGGGGAGACATCGGGTTCCCTGCATGTGGTCATGAAGGAACTCACGGTGCAACTGGAGGCGCAGGACAAGCTTCGGAACTATGTCATCTCCTCCATGACCTACCCCATCATCCTGCTGGTGGTGGCGGTACTCTCCGTGGTGCTGCTGTTGGCATTCGTTGTTCCGCAGTTCCGGGAAATCTTTGATTCCATGGGGGATGCGCTGCCCTATTCGACCCAACTGGTCGTCAATCTTAGCGACCTGATCCGGTCCCACTGGATGCTCATCCTGCTGGGCGTGACCATGCTTTTCTTTTTATTGTCCCGCTGGGTTGCCACCGCAGCGGGGCGCATGCAGCTTGACACCATGCTGCTCGACATGCCGCTGTTCGGGAAAGTCGTCAAGAATCTCCAGTTTGCCGTTTATTTCCGGACCTTTGGTATTTTGTTGCAGCGAGGTGTTCCCATGGTCGATGCCTTGCGCATCGCCGTTGATACCTTGACCAATGTGGCCCTGCGCAAAGACATTGAGCCCCTGGTCGGCATCGTGAAAACAGGCAAGCGGCTTTCCACCGGATTTGTGTCACCCCATTTCAAAAAAACCACTGCCCCCCAATTGATACGCGTGGCCGAGGAAACTGGGCAGCTCGACAGCACCTTGCTCAGTCTGGCCGATCGCTATGAGGACGAAGGGCGGCGCACTATGGGCCGCGTTCTGGCGGCCATGGAGCCCCTCATCATCATCATTCTGGGGGCGTTTGTCGCTTTCATCATCATCGCCATCCTGGGTGGCGTGCTGTCGATCAACGACACCATCTGACTATTTTCATTCAAGGAATTCGCCATGAAAAAACATATCAATGACAACGCGGCAAATGTGTTCCTGCGAGCGCGCCGTTCTGCGGGCTTTACCCTGATCGAACTGCTCGTGGTCCTGGTCATCCTGACCCTGCTGGCAGGGTTGGTGGGCCCCAAGGTGCTCGACCAGTTGGGCGGAGCCAAGTCCAAGACGGCACGGGTACAGATCGCCGAAATCGAGCAAAGCCTTGATCTCTTCAAACTGGACGTGGGCCGCTATCCCAATGATGCCGAAGGCCTTCGCGCCCTGACCGACCGCCCCGCCACGGCGCCTGGCTGGAATGGTCCCTATCTGAAAAAGGGCTTGCCCGCCGACCCCTGGGGTGCCACCTACCTGTACAAAAATCCCGGGCGCAACAATGCGCCAGACATCTTTTCTCTGGGCGCGGACGGTAAACCTGGTGGCGAAGGGGATAGCGCCGATATCTACAACTGAAGTTGCGGTCGCGTCATCACCCCGTGTCTGGTGAACTGATCCGCATGCGCAACCGTGCACCAGGGGTACGCCACCGAGGTGCCGGCTTCACCTTGCTGGAGCTGCTGGTGGTGCTGGTGCTTGCTGCCCTCACCGTTTCCGTGGTGGGCGGCGGCGCCCAGTCCTTCATGGAGCGGGCGCGCTATCACCAGACCGTCCGCGAAGTGGCCACCCATCTCAGTCAGGCGCGTGCCCTGTGCGTTCAGGAGGGCCGGGTCGTGGTCGTGATCTACGAGCCGCTGACCCGGCAGCTCAGGGTGGATGGACAGCCGCCTATGGACATCCCCGCGCCACTGGAGGTGGAGTGGGAGGCTGCCGAACGCCTTCCCAAGGATGCTTCCTTGGCGGGAGAGCCGCTCTTTGTGTTCAATGCTGATGGGGGCGCCCGTGGCGGCAGGCTGGCGGTCTTGCGCGCCGGCCGGGGTGTGGCGTTTCGCGTGAACTGGCTGTTTGGCACCATTGAGCAAGCCGCAGTCGTGGCCCGTTCATGAACCGTACGCGCCCTCTCTTGCGCGCATTGCGCGCACCAGCCCGCCAGCAAGGGTTCAGCCTGCTCGAAGCGCTGGTTGCCATGGCCATTGCTGCCATGGCTCTGGGTACGCTCTACCGGACCGTGGGCCAAAGCTCGAAGAACGTGGTCGATGTCGGTGCGCGGGTGGAGGCGGCGCTGGTGGCCAGGTCGGCGCTCGCTTCTGCAACCTACGCCGAAGACCTCGAGCGGCAACCGACCGGGCAGGCCGGCGCCTGGTATTGGAGTGTGCAGGTGTCTCCTGAACAGGCGCAGCTGAACGAGGTGGATGGGCGGCCTGCAGGGGCGCTGCCGGTCGCCAAGGTCACGGTCCATGTCGCGCATGCGAAAGACGGGCCCACGGTGTTGGTCTGGACGACCTGGAAACCCTATCGGGCGGCGCCATGAACCGTTTGGTCCGACCATCGAGCCGTGGTTTCACGTTGCTCGAACTGCTCATCGCCCTGGCCATCACCGCTGCGGTTGTGACATTGATGTTTGCGGGTTTTGGCGTGATAGGGCGCACCGAAGAGCGCAACCAGCGCCTGATCGATCGTACCGAGCATATGCTGGTGGTCAGCCAGTGGCTGGGGCGCAAGTTTGACACCCTGCGTTTGCTGAGCCGCAAGGACGGCGCTTCCATCGTGAATTTTTTCAGCGGCACTGCGGCAGGCGCCATTTGGGTGGCGCCGCTTCCGGAGCGTGGCGAGGCCGGGGGCTTGTATGTGTTTCGCATCACGCCGCTGCGGCATGAGGATGGGCGGATCGACCTGTCTGTGGAAGCGCTGCCGTACGATGGGGCGCCGACGGCCCTGGACTGGAATCGTGCCCTGCGCGAAACTCTGCTGAAAGATGTGCAGACCCTGCAGTGGTACTACCAGGATGGCCGCACCAGCCAATGGGTGCAGCAATGGGAAGCGGGTCGGGAGCAGTACCCTGCGCGCATCAGGGTCGAGATTGCCGATGAGCGTGGTGACTGGCCTGCCATGGTTTTTGCTTTGGCGAGGGCGCGATGACCATGCCGCGCAGACACAAGGGAAACAAGGGAACGGCGCTGATACTGGTGCTTTGGCTTGTGGCCGCGTTGTCGCTGGTCGTGTTGGCCAGCGCCCATGGCATTCGCCAGCAAACCCGGCATGTGGGGCTGGGTCTGGAGCGTTTGAGGTTCGAATCGGTGCTGGATGCTGCGCTGCAACTCGCCGCGCAGCGCTTGCTGGCGGAAAAAGGCGCCCCGGCCCGCTACCGACGTCAGCGAATGACTCTCGGGCCCCACGAAGTCTGGCTTGAAATCACACCGGCAAACGGTCTGGTGGATGTGAATGTGGCCAGCGATACCCTGCTCCAGGCCTTGTTTCAGAAGGCGGGTGGGCTTGCGCCAGGCGAAGCCACCATTCTTACCTCGCGCATCAGGGATTACCTTGATCCGGATGACATCCCGGGGGGCGTCGGCGGGGCGGAAGCGGCCCAATACCGGGCGGCTGGCTGGCCTTCCCTGCCCCGCAATTCGTCTCTCGACGACCTGTCTGAACTCAAGTCGGTACTCGGTATGACTCCCGCGCTCTATGAGATAATCGCCCCCTATCTGGGCATCAACGGTCAACAGCGTATCGCTATC is part of the Simplicispira sp. 125 genome and encodes:
- a CDS encoding type II secretion system protein GspK, yielding MTMPRRHKGNKGTALILVLWLVAALSLVVLASAHGIRQQTRHVGLGLERLRFESVLDAALQLAAQRLLAEKGAPARYRRQRMTLGPHEVWLEITPANGLVDVNVASDTLLQALFQKAGGLAPGEATILTSRIRDYLDPDDIPGGVGGAEAAQYRAAGWPSLPRNSSLDDLSELKSVLGMTPALYEIIAPYLGINGQQRIAIGSAPAALIDALTGEPGLGARIHSSPPETQSGMLLSGAASEFFMSATAGGGQAVRIRAFVQTEGERWWQREAWIDLSERSDGLMPWTTLSLEPTRRVNKPEQEFNS